One genomic region from Homalodisca vitripennis isolate AUS2020 chromosome 6, UT_GWSS_2.1, whole genome shotgun sequence encodes:
- the LOC124364292 gene encoding uncharacterized protein LOC124364292 isoform X1, which produces MRSKGFHLEVLTLVVLSVIPWPGPTVFKISCPRDSATIVRKIVQKKWMPVLEKYGVGLPLDCPFHPLRDIFRPQQAAKLQHRNSQWTCGFCGKSFYDERFLDLHFDNRHKNNINMAEDAVCLADYCDIMRCEVLRTQDLGSEVSPGNTDIEIWREATAYHTALTPAGPRDLARVSLRGGVLQRADTPPTPPASTHHCPRSAAPPSDTENNTADVCDNLLDSSVPPKHQRISELQKLKANCKPEELQKLKIRCEVLVRDCIAGLLVNLSIQDFKDVEEELNQAVCWYLTCDRYWQDSPSDPRHFPWGLVFVFVMVLSLGICLCYYIIWVLFDSDDMSVASTSVTASSSPAHHSHYSEEYYAPDDLAHSEHYIYVTYPPDLKRRLLESEQLLTNSDTDSEEHLV; this is translated from the exons ATGAGGTCTAAAGGATTCCACTTGGAG GTGCTCACGCTTGTCGTGCTCTCGGTTATACCTTGGCCCGGTCCGACCGTCTTCAAGATATCCTGTCCTCGAGACAGTGCCACAATTGTCCGCAAAATAGTCCAAAag AAATGGATGCCAGTTCTGGAGAAGTATGGTGTGGGTCTACCGCTGGACTGCCCTTTCCACCCCTTGCGGGACATCTTCAGACCGCAACAGGCGGCCAAACTGCAGCACCGCAACAGTCAGTGGACATGTGGCTTCTGTGGCAAGTCCTTTTATGACGAGCGCTTTCTAGATCTCCATTTTGACAACAGACACAAGAATAATATTAACATG GCGGAGGATGCTGTCTGCTTGGCAGACTACTGCGACATAATGAGGTGTGAGGTGTTACGCACACAGGATCTCGGCTCAGAAGTGTCACCCGGTAACACTGACATCGAGATATGGCGGGAGGCAACTGCGTACCACACAGCACTGACTCCCGCTGGTCCGCGGGACCTGGCACGTGTGTCACTACGTGGAGGCGTGTTACAACGTGCTGACACACCTCCTACGCCCCCCGCCAGCACACACCACTGCCCCCGCTCGGCCGCCCCGCCCTCCGATACTGAGAACAACACCGCCGACGTCTGTGATAACCTGCTCGACTCCTCTGTACCGCCCAAACACCAACGAATCAGTGAACTACAGAAGCTCAAAGCCAACTGCAAACCTGAAGAGCTGCAGAAGCTCAAGATCAGGTGTGAG GTGTTGGTGCGTGATTGTATTGCCGGCCTTCTAGTCAACCTGTCCATTCAAGATTTTAAAGATGTTGAAG AGGAGCTGAACCAAGCCGTCTGCTGGTACCTGACCTGTGACCGCTATTGGCAAGACTCCCCTTCGGACCCACGTCACTTTCCCTGGGGCCTCGTGTTCGTCTTCGTCATGGTCCTCTCTCTCGGCATCTGCCTCTGTTACTACATCATCTGGGTTCTCTTTGA CTCAGATGACATGAGTGTGGCCAGCACAAGTGTAACGGCCAGCTCGTCTCCGGCGCACCACTCCCACTACAGCGAAGAGTATTATGCCCCCGATGATTTGGCGCACAGCGAACACTACATCTACGTCACTTATCCTCCTGATCTCAAGCGGCGGCTGCTGGAAAG CGAGCAGCTGTTGACTAACAGCGACACAGACTCAGAGGAACATCTCGTATGA
- the LOC124364292 gene encoding uncharacterized protein LOC124364292 isoform X2, which yields MRSKGFHLEVLTLVVLSVIPWPGPTVFKISCPRDSATIVRKIVQKKWMPVLEKYGVGLPLDCPFHPLRDIFRPQQAAKLQHRNSQWTCGFCGKSFYDERFLDLHFDNRHKNNINMAEDAVCLADYCDIMRCEVLRTQDLGSEVSPGNTDIEIWREATAYHTALTPAGPRDLARVSLRGGVLQRADTPPTPPASTHHCPRSAAPPSDTENNTADVCDNLLDSSVPPKHQRISELQKLKANCKPEELQKLKIRCEVLVRDCIAGLLVNLSIQDFKDVEEELNQAVCWYLTCDRYWQDSPSDPRHFPWGLVFVFVMVLSLGICLCYYIIWVLFDSDDMSVASTSVTASSSPAHHSHYSEEYYAPDDLAHSEHYIYVTYPPDLKRRLLESCYNRTTRL from the exons ATGAGGTCTAAAGGATTCCACTTGGAG GTGCTCACGCTTGTCGTGCTCTCGGTTATACCTTGGCCCGGTCCGACCGTCTTCAAGATATCCTGTCCTCGAGACAGTGCCACAATTGTCCGCAAAATAGTCCAAAag AAATGGATGCCAGTTCTGGAGAAGTATGGTGTGGGTCTACCGCTGGACTGCCCTTTCCACCCCTTGCGGGACATCTTCAGACCGCAACAGGCGGCCAAACTGCAGCACCGCAACAGTCAGTGGACATGTGGCTTCTGTGGCAAGTCCTTTTATGACGAGCGCTTTCTAGATCTCCATTTTGACAACAGACACAAGAATAATATTAACATG GCGGAGGATGCTGTCTGCTTGGCAGACTACTGCGACATAATGAGGTGTGAGGTGTTACGCACACAGGATCTCGGCTCAGAAGTGTCACCCGGTAACACTGACATCGAGATATGGCGGGAGGCAACTGCGTACCACACAGCACTGACTCCCGCTGGTCCGCGGGACCTGGCACGTGTGTCACTACGTGGAGGCGTGTTACAACGTGCTGACACACCTCCTACGCCCCCCGCCAGCACACACCACTGCCCCCGCTCGGCCGCCCCGCCCTCCGATACTGAGAACAACACCGCCGACGTCTGTGATAACCTGCTCGACTCCTCTGTACCGCCCAAACACCAACGAATCAGTGAACTACAGAAGCTCAAAGCCAACTGCAAACCTGAAGAGCTGCAGAAGCTCAAGATCAGGTGTGAG GTGTTGGTGCGTGATTGTATTGCCGGCCTTCTAGTCAACCTGTCCATTCAAGATTTTAAAGATGTTGAAG AGGAGCTGAACCAAGCCGTCTGCTGGTACCTGACCTGTGACCGCTATTGGCAAGACTCCCCTTCGGACCCACGTCACTTTCCCTGGGGCCTCGTGTTCGTCTTCGTCATGGTCCTCTCTCTCGGCATCTGCCTCTGTTACTACATCATCTGGGTTCTCTTTGA CTCAGATGACATGAGTGTGGCCAGCACAAGTGTAACGGCCAGCTCGTCTCCGGCGCACCACTCCCACTACAGCGAAGAGTATTATGCCCCCGATGATTTGGCGCACAGCGAACACTACATCTACGTCACTTATCCTCCTGATCTCAAGCGGCGGCTGCTGGAAAG CTGTTACAACCGAACAACACGTCTGTGA